In Streptomyces capitiformicae, one genomic interval encodes:
- a CDS encoding aspartyl/asparaginyl beta-hydroxylase domain-containing protein, translating into MRETSRMRDPQGRLLPDAVELGLVGDPGLLRAELIALRAAGAPLAGVENHQVLALHSPGGDLTRTDFAGPGLRKFAATQWLKRVPLLADILRGLPAPLRSVRLVAMTPGAVLSNLRAAKNGPPWGLCRLYLPLAGGAGSLAVFVGGTGHWQPGSLWFAASWRQHAMVNGMDEELVLAVIDLHHTAALAGLFPADLRARLRSPAALERRPEVPLDPAELHRYTCRFPLPEAFTDWEGPGHFLARDARRNVVPAEIVIHRGALRLVTGGRLFCTLEHLGRGEFRMRGWSEERTLRVREGAGRPATVVLEAREGSNSYRTSLSTAAVPGRTASGAGSPG; encoded by the coding sequence GTGCGCGAGACATCGCGGATGCGCGACCCCCAGGGCCGGCTCCTTCCCGATGCCGTGGAGCTGGGCCTGGTGGGTGACCCAGGCCTGTTGCGTGCCGAACTGATTGCGCTGCGGGCGGCCGGCGCGCCATTGGCCGGGGTCGAGAACCATCAGGTGCTCGCGCTGCACAGCCCGGGGGGTGACCTCACGCGGACCGACTTCGCAGGGCCGGGCCTGCGGAAGTTCGCAGCGACGCAGTGGCTCAAGCGGGTGCCACTGCTCGCCGACATCCTCCGGGGGCTTCCGGCTCCGCTGCGTTCCGTGCGCCTGGTGGCAATGACCCCGGGGGCTGTGCTCTCCAATCTTCGGGCGGCCAAGAATGGTCCGCCTTGGGGCTTGTGCCGGTTGTACCTGCCGCTGGCCGGTGGTGCTGGGTCCCTGGCCGTGTTCGTGGGCGGGACGGGGCACTGGCAGCCCGGATCGCTATGGTTCGCGGCCTCCTGGCGGCAACACGCCATGGTGAACGGCATGGACGAGGAACTCGTCCTCGCGGTGATCGATCTGCACCACACGGCGGCCCTGGCCGGGCTGTTCCCCGCAGACCTCCGGGCCCGTCTGCGCAGCCCCGCAGCGCTCGAACGGCGCCCCGAGGTTCCCTTGGATCCGGCTGAACTCCACCGCTACACCTGCCGTTTCCCGCTGCCGGAAGCCTTCACCGATTGGGAGGGGCCCGGGCACTTCCTGGCGCGCGATGCGCGGCGGAATGTCGTTCCGGCCGAGATCGTGATCCATCGGGGCGCTCTGCGGCTGGTGACAGGTGGGCGGCTGTTCTGCACGCTGGAGCATCTCGGCCGTGGCGAGTTCCGCATGCGCGGTTGGAGCGAGGAACGGACCCTGAGGGTCCGGGAGGGAGCGGGGCGCCCGGCCACCGTGGTGTTGGAGGCGCGTGAGGGCTCGAACTCCTACCGGACATCGTTGTCCACGGCGGCGGTTCCTGGCCGGACCGCTTCGGGCGCCGGTTCACCGGGTTGA
- a CDS encoding TSUP family transporter: MDAEIVAALLVAATAAGWVDAVVGGGGLILIPTLLVAFPTMAPATVLGTNKLTAITGTSVAAVTYARRTKLDRSVALSAAGLAIPSAGIGALSASSLPADWFRPLIMALLIGVAAFVTLRPSFGSVIETADAVSGRRRLMAVGLAGCGVGFYDGVFGPGTGTFLIMSFTALLSMEFLESSALAKIVNVGTNLGALTVFAAQGHILWTLGAGMAVCNVAGATIGARTALKRGSGFIRGVLLVVVTGLVIKLAVDQFG; the protein is encoded by the coding sequence ATGGATGCAGAGATAGTCGCCGCCCTTCTGGTGGCCGCGACTGCGGCCGGATGGGTGGACGCAGTGGTGGGGGGCGGCGGGCTGATCCTGATCCCGACGCTGCTGGTGGCGTTTCCCACCATGGCGCCTGCCACCGTGCTGGGCACCAACAAACTGACGGCGATCACGGGCACCAGCGTTGCCGCCGTCACCTATGCGCGGCGTACGAAACTGGACCGGTCCGTGGCGCTGTCCGCAGCCGGCCTCGCGATCCCCTCCGCCGGGATCGGCGCCCTGTCCGCCTCCAGCCTGCCGGCCGACTGGTTCCGGCCGTTGATCATGGCCTTGCTCATCGGAGTGGCGGCGTTCGTGACGCTGCGCCCGAGCTTCGGATCCGTGATCGAGACCGCCGACGCGGTCAGCGGACGGCGGAGGCTGATGGCCGTCGGCTTGGCCGGCTGCGGCGTCGGCTTCTACGACGGCGTCTTCGGACCCGGTACCGGGACCTTCCTCATCATGAGCTTCACCGCTCTCCTGTCCATGGAGTTCCTGGAGAGTTCGGCGCTGGCGAAGATCGTGAACGTCGGGACGAACTTGGGCGCGCTCACGGTCTTCGCCGCGCAGGGCCACATCCTGTGGACCTTGGGCGCGGGGATGGCCGTCTGCAACGTCGCGGGCGCCACCATCGGAGCCCGGACTGCGTTGAAGCGGGGCTCCGGTTTCATCCGCGGTGTCCTGCTCGTGGTCGTCACCGGGCTGGTGATCAAACTCGCCGTCGACCAGTTCGGATGA
- a CDS encoding DUF6545 domain-containing protein produces the protein MEPIDIADQLGLWSILTLWAALVWRARPALCLRCQRGLWLTVLATAVATSLFQPAIVALATDLGGDTRTIVLARNLIGVLSAGLVLLFVIDSTHGHGPHLAVMVGMAAAMGSLLLLGLSEGAPADAPSVQRPAAPSTPYVLILVVSHLAGDIAAAAVCRKYDRRSNDRELVWSLRLFAMGSCLAIVFWSGYLIHHYVPAPGGMAGLSVVISVHGFFRAASLLVPTAFTLARAVESLRILWVLWPMWHDLTGAVPQVVLVQPQKTRIRQVLRSRGPLALQAHRQTIETYDAILELQRYTPSGAYEEASERAQDAGIGSDRLAAAALAGALGEARRGKLGGAAPAAAPCPLPGLEQGTLATLLVIAGVWPSMADAVTERPRSSSARRP, from the coding sequence ATGGAGCCGATTGACATCGCGGACCAACTCGGTCTGTGGAGCATCCTGACTCTGTGGGCCGCCCTTGTCTGGCGTGCACGGCCGGCACTTTGCCTGCGCTGCCAACGGGGACTCTGGCTCACCGTCCTGGCCACGGCCGTGGCCACCTCCCTCTTCCAGCCCGCGATCGTCGCCCTGGCGACGGACCTGGGAGGCGACACCCGGACGATCGTCCTGGCCCGGAACCTGATAGGCGTCCTGAGCGCCGGACTCGTCCTCCTCTTCGTCATCGACTCCACTCACGGCCACGGCCCGCACCTCGCCGTGATGGTGGGGATGGCGGCGGCGATGGGGTCGCTGTTGCTGCTCGGACTGTCCGAAGGGGCCCCCGCAGACGCACCGTCCGTCCAGAGACCAGCGGCTCCCTCGACCCCGTACGTGCTGATCCTCGTCGTCTCTCATCTGGCCGGTGACATCGCCGCCGCCGCTGTCTGCCGGAAGTACGACCGGCGTTCGAACGACCGCGAACTGGTCTGGTCCCTGCGGCTGTTCGCGATGGGCAGCTGCCTCGCCATCGTCTTCTGGTCCGGCTATCTCATCCACCACTACGTTCCCGCACCGGGCGGAATGGCCGGCCTGTCCGTCGTCATCAGCGTCCACGGCTTCTTCCGCGCGGCCTCCCTGCTGGTGCCCACCGCCTTCACGCTGGCCCGGGCCGTGGAGTCCCTTCGAATCCTCTGGGTGCTCTGGCCTATGTGGCACGACCTGACCGGCGCCGTACCTCAAGTGGTCCTCGTCCAGCCGCAAAAGACCCGGATCCGGCAGGTGCTCCGCTCCCGTGGACCGCTCGCGTTGCAGGCCCATCGGCAAACCATCGAGACGTACGACGCGATCCTGGAGCTACAGCGGTACACCCCGTCGGGCGCGTACGAGGAAGCGAGCGAACGCGCTCAGGACGCGGGCATCGGAAGCGACCGCCTTGCGGCAGCCGCGCTCGCCGGCGCACTCGGCGAGGCCCGACGGGGCAAGCTCGGCGGTGCCGCCCCGGCTGCCGCCCCCTGCCCGCTGCCAGGTCTCGAACAGGGCACTCTGGCGACGCTTCTCGTCATCGCCGGAGTGTGGCCGTCGATGGCGGACGCGGTCACCGAGCGGCCGCGGTCCTCCTCCGCCCGGAGGCCGTGA
- a CDS encoding IclR family transcriptional regulator: MSAGETGGGAQVKSAVRTVELLEYFAGRPGMHSLAAVQEAVGYPKSSLYMLLRTLVELGWVETDATGTRYGIGVRALLVGTSYIDGDEVVALARPTLDRLSDDTTETIHLARLDGTNVVYLATRQSQHYLRPFTRVGRRLPAHSTSLGKALLATHTDEQVRKMLPETLPALTEHTITDREHLIEELRQVRDQGFAVDREENTLGLRCFGVAIPYRTPARDAISCSVPVARLTPAHEQLVKDALFDARDRLTLATRRL; this comes from the coding sequence ATGTCGGCTGGCGAGACGGGGGGCGGGGCGCAGGTCAAATCCGCGGTGCGGACGGTTGAGCTGCTGGAATACTTCGCCGGCCGCCCTGGTATGCACTCCCTCGCCGCGGTCCAGGAGGCCGTCGGTTACCCCAAGTCCAGCCTCTACATGCTGCTGCGCACCCTCGTGGAGCTGGGCTGGGTCGAGACGGACGCGACGGGCACGCGGTACGGCATCGGCGTACGGGCCCTCCTCGTCGGTACGTCGTACATCGACGGTGACGAAGTGGTCGCCCTGGCCCGGCCCACGCTCGACCGGCTCTCGGACGACACCACCGAGACCATCCACCTGGCCCGTCTCGACGGCACGAACGTCGTCTACCTCGCCACCCGCCAGTCCCAGCACTATCTGCGCCCCTTCACCCGGGTCGGCCGGCGACTGCCCGCCCACTCCACCTCGCTCGGCAAGGCGCTCCTGGCGACCCACACCGACGAGCAGGTCCGCAAGATGCTCCCGGAGACCCTCCCGGCGCTGACCGAGCACACCATCACCGACCGCGAGCACCTCATCGAGGAGCTCCGCCAGGTCCGCGATCAGGGCTTCGCCGTCGACCGCGAGGAGAACACGCTGGGCCTGCGCTGCTTCGGTGTGGCGATCCCCTACCGCACGCCGGCCCGCGACGCCATCAGTTGCTCCGTCCCGGTGGCCCGGCTGACCCCGGCCCACGAGCAGCTGGTCAAGGACGCCCTCTTCGACGCGCGCGACCGGCTGACGCTGGCGACGCGGAGGCTGTGA
- a CDS encoding aldehyde dehydrogenase (NADP(+)), translating to MAAAPVWSVDPRTGKQREQVAVEATAKEVDAAVRAAHAARGALADRTVRAAFLRTAADQLQAAKDQLVEVADAETALGPVRLTGELARTCYQLRAFADIVDEGAFLDVVINHPDDTATPPIPDLRRYKVPLGVVAVYSASNFPFAFSVPGGDTASALAAGCPVVVKAHPDHPALSELVAIVLRRAAAEHGIPEGVLGLVHGFEAGVELVKHPLVTAAGFTGSVRGGRALFDAAAARPVPIPFHGELGSLNPVLITEAAAAERAEAIGAGLAGSMTLGVGQFCVKPGLVLAPTGPAGDQLVKSLTDAVSAVDAGVLLDHRMRDNFVAGVAERAELPDVESPVTAGAGGEHTVSPGFLTVPAGKLAAEGEHDLLLEECFGPLTVVARYEDEDEAKSVLSRLQGNLTATVHLSGEEAAGEGRGPELLAELTPLAGRVLVNGWPTGVAVAPAQHHGGPYPATTSTSTSVGGTAIERWLRPVAYQGAPEALLPPELRDGNPLGLPRRFNGRLER from the coding sequence GTGGCAGCAGCACCAGTCTGGAGTGTCGACCCCCGTACCGGGAAGCAGCGTGAGCAGGTTGCGGTGGAGGCCACAGCCAAGGAGGTGGACGCCGCCGTCCGTGCGGCGCACGCCGCCCGGGGTGCCCTCGCCGACCGCACGGTCCGCGCGGCCTTCCTGCGCACCGCCGCCGACCAGCTCCAAGCGGCCAAGGACCAGCTCGTCGAGGTCGCCGACGCGGAGACCGCGCTCGGCCCGGTCCGGCTCACCGGCGAGCTCGCCCGCACCTGCTACCAGCTGCGGGCCTTCGCCGACATCGTCGACGAGGGCGCCTTCCTCGACGTGGTGATCAACCACCCCGACGACACCGCCACCCCGCCCATCCCCGACCTGCGCCGCTACAAGGTCCCGCTGGGCGTCGTCGCCGTCTACTCGGCCTCCAACTTCCCCTTCGCCTTCTCCGTCCCCGGCGGCGACACGGCGAGCGCGCTGGCCGCCGGGTGCCCGGTGGTCGTCAAGGCCCACCCCGACCACCCGGCCCTGTCCGAGCTGGTCGCGATCGTGCTGCGCCGCGCCGCCGCCGAGCACGGCATCCCCGAGGGCGTCCTCGGCCTCGTCCACGGCTTCGAGGCGGGCGTCGAGCTGGTCAAGCACCCGCTCGTCACGGCCGCCGGGTTCACCGGTTCCGTACGCGGCGGCCGGGCCCTCTTCGACGCGGCCGCCGCGCGGCCGGTGCCGATCCCGTTCCACGGCGAGCTGGGCTCGCTGAACCCGGTCCTCATCACGGAGGCCGCGGCCGCCGAGCGTGCCGAGGCGATCGGTGCGGGGCTGGCGGGCTCCATGACCCTGGGTGTCGGCCAGTTCTGCGTGAAGCCCGGCCTGGTGCTCGCGCCGACCGGCCCGGCGGGCGACCAGCTGGTGAAGTCCCTGACCGACGCGGTCAGCGCCGTCGACGCCGGGGTCCTGCTCGACCACCGGATGCGGGACAACTTCGTCGCCGGTGTCGCCGAGCGCGCGGAGCTTCCCGACGTGGAGTCGCCGGTGACGGCCGGCGCGGGCGGCGAGCACACCGTCAGCCCCGGATTCCTCACCGTCCCCGCCGGCAAGCTGGCGGCCGAGGGCGAGCACGACCTGCTCCTCGAGGAGTGCTTCGGGCCGCTCACGGTCGTGGCGCGCTACGAGGACGAGGACGAGGCGAAGTCCGTGCTGTCCCGCCTGCAGGGCAACCTCACGGCCACGGTGCACCTGTCCGGTGAGGAGGCCGCCGGGGAGGGGCGCGGGCCGGAGCTGCTGGCCGAGCTGACGCCGCTGGCCGGGCGTGTGCTGGTCAATGGGTGGCCGACCGGTGTCGCTGTGGCTCCGGCCCAGCACCACGGTGGGCCGTACCCGGCGACGACTTCCACGTCCACGTCTGTGGGCGGTACGGCCATCGAGCGGTGGCTGCGGCCGGTCGCTTACCAGGGGGCGCCGGAGGCGCTGCTGCCGCCGGAGCTTCGGGACGGCAACCCGTTGGGGCTGCCGCGCAGGTTCAACGGCCGTCTGGAGCGGTAG
- a CDS encoding DUF1349 domain-containing protein has translation MDLELPELPFPLRTYGPDGHWSYEDGVLTGWAGARQDRFVAPTDEALDPPSDAPRLLGAPEGDFQLIARVTVGFAAGFDAGVLYVHVGERAWAKLCLEYSPDVPTVCTVVTRGHSDDANSFTVEGSSVWLRVSRTGRAFAFHASRDGKQWTFVRLFTLAGEKESGAALVGFMTQSPMGEGCVVTYEEIEFRPNWPEDLRNGS, from the coding sequence ATGGACCTCGAACTTCCCGAACTCCCGTTCCCTCTCCGCACGTACGGCCCTGACGGGCACTGGTCCTACGAGGACGGTGTGCTCACCGGGTGGGCCGGTGCTCGGCAGGATCGGTTTGTGGCGCCCACCGATGAGGCGTTGGATCCTCCTTCGGACGCGCCCAGGCTGTTGGGGGCGCCGGAGGGGGATTTTCAGCTGATAGCCCGGGTCACGGTGGGCTTCGCCGCCGGGTTCGACGCGGGGGTGCTGTATGTGCATGTGGGGGAGCGGGCCTGGGCGAAGCTCTGTCTGGAGTATTCGCCGGATGTGCCGACCGTGTGCACGGTGGTCACCCGGGGGCACTCCGACGATGCCAACTCCTTCACCGTGGAGGGAAGTTCGGTGTGGCTGCGGGTCAGCCGGACCGGGCGGGCGTTCGCCTTCCACGCCTCGCGAGACGGCAAGCAGTGGACCTTCGTCCGGCTCTTCACACTCGCGGGCGAGAAGGAGAGCGGCGCCGCCCTCGTTGGCTTCATGACACAGTCCCCGATGGGCGAGGGCTGCGTGGTCACGTACGAAGAGATCGAGTTCCGCCCGAACTGGCCGGAGGACCTGCGCAACGGCAGTTGA
- a CDS encoding GNAT family N-acetyltransferase → MIKDRVNRVTGARVIRTALPAEAQDITALHARARATYYPDGVPDDGTDWLAGWRRAIERPDGHVLCAVEHGRIVGIASFRTAEGAPADTVYLAQFHVDPDRWRRGAGRALHSACVEEWLADGKRTAHLSVHVDNDRARAFYARLGWVPDPENPPAPGDHHLLLVYRVTGE, encoded by the coding sequence ATGATCAAGGATCGTGTGAACCGAGTGACCGGCGCGCGTGTGATCAGGACCGCGCTCCCCGCCGAGGCGCAGGACATCACCGCACTGCACGCCCGCGCCCGCGCGACGTACTACCCCGACGGTGTTCCCGACGACGGCACGGACTGGCTCGCCGGCTGGCGGCGGGCCATCGAACGCCCGGACGGCCATGTGCTCTGCGCGGTGGAGCACGGCCGGATCGTCGGCATCGCCTCGTTCCGTACGGCGGAGGGGGCACCCGCCGACACCGTGTACCTCGCCCAGTTCCATGTCGACCCCGACCGGTGGCGCCGGGGCGCCGGCCGCGCCCTGCACTCCGCCTGTGTGGAGGAGTGGCTGGCCGACGGCAAGCGCACGGCCCACCTCTCCGTCCATGTGGACAACGACCGGGCCCGCGCGTTCTACGCCCGCCTGGGGTGGGTTCCGGACCCGGAGAATCCGCCGGCTCCGGGCGACCACCATCTGCTCCTCGTCTACCGGGTGACCGGGGAATGA
- a CDS encoding DsbA family oxidoreductase yields the protein MRVEIWSDIACPWCYVGKARFEKALAAFPHRDGVEVVHRSFELDPGRAKDDIQPVLTMLSKKYGMSEAQAQAGEYNLREQAAAEGLDYRAEGRDHGSTFDMHRLLHFAKEQGRQSELLQLFYRANFAEERSVYAGADEFLIELAVEAGLDGEAARKVLADPSAYADAVRADERQAAELGANGVPFFVLDRKYGVSGAQPAEVFERALVQAWGERPPLTVVQGDGAEVCGPDGCAVPQQG from the coding sequence ATGCGCGTCGAGATCTGGAGCGACATCGCCTGCCCCTGGTGCTACGTGGGGAAGGCCCGCTTTGAGAAGGCGCTCGCGGCCTTCCCGCACCGTGACGGCGTCGAGGTGGTGCACCGCTCCTTCGAGCTCGACCCGGGACGCGCCAAGGACGACATCCAGCCGGTGCTCACCATGCTGAGCAAGAAGTACGGGATGAGCGAGGCCCAGGCCCAGGCCGGCGAGTACAACCTCCGCGAGCAGGCCGCCGCCGAGGGGCTCGACTACCGTGCGGAGGGCCGTGACCACGGCAGCACCTTCGACATGCACCGGCTGCTCCACTTCGCCAAGGAGCAGGGCCGGCAGAGCGAGCTGCTCCAGCTCTTCTACCGGGCGAACTTCGCCGAGGAGCGGTCCGTGTACGCCGGCGCCGACGAGTTCCTGATCGAGCTGGCCGTCGAGGCGGGGCTGGACGGGGAGGCGGCGCGCAAGGTTCTCGCCGACCCTTCCGCGTACGCCGATGCCGTCCGCGCGGATGAGCGGCAGGCCGCGGAGCTGGGTGCGAACGGGGTGCCGTTCTTCGTTCTGGACCGCAAGTACGGGGTTTCCGGGGCTCAGCCCGCGGAGGTCTTTGAGCGGGCGCTGGTCCAGGCGTGGGGAGAGAGGCCGCCGTTGACTGTTGTCCAGGGGGACGGTGCCGAGGTTTGTGGCCCCGATGGCTGTGCCGTACCGCAGCAGGGCTGA
- a CDS encoding aminotransferase class V-fold PLP-dependent enzyme — METFESLVSTEFAPKNTYLNTASTGLLPARAVDAMKAAVESVADGRPQDMFADVEAARAAFARIVGVPDRRVAAGASVAVYTGLIAASLPSGAEVVTAEGDFTSVVTPFHVRGDLKVRQVPLERVAEAVRPGTTLVAVSVAQSADGRVADLEAIREAARAHGARTYVDASQSAGWLPIEADAYDYVVSVGFKWLVCPRGVAFLVVPEDLGGLTPVFAGWVAGERPWDSCYGPVEELAHSARRFDESPSLFSYAGARRSLALIEELGVANVRDHDLVLADRFRAGLAGLGHAPVPAPDSAIVSVPGLGHRQAELSRAGVEVSDRAGHLRAAFHLYNTPADVDRILDVLSA; from the coding sequence ATGGAGACCTTCGAGAGCCTCGTCAGTACCGAGTTCGCCCCGAAGAACACCTATCTGAACACCGCGAGCACCGGGCTGTTGCCGGCCCGCGCGGTGGACGCGATGAAGGCCGCTGTCGAGTCCGTCGCGGACGGGCGGCCGCAGGACATGTTCGCTGATGTGGAGGCCGCGCGGGCGGCCTTCGCGCGGATCGTCGGGGTGCCGGACCGCCGGGTCGCGGCCGGGGCCTCCGTCGCCGTCTACACCGGGCTGATCGCCGCCTCGTTGCCTTCGGGCGCCGAGGTGGTCACGGCCGAGGGGGACTTCACCTCGGTCGTGACTCCCTTCCATGTGCGTGGTGACCTCAAGGTGCGGCAGGTGCCGCTGGAGCGGGTCGCCGAGGCGGTGCGGCCTGGTACCACGCTCGTCGCCGTCAGCGTCGCGCAGTCCGCGGACGGCCGGGTCGCGGACCTGGAGGCGATCCGGGAGGCCGCGCGGGCGCACGGGGCGCGTACGTACGTCGACGCGTCCCAGTCCGCCGGGTGGCTGCCGATCGAGGCGGACGCGTACGACTACGTCGTCTCTGTCGGCTTCAAGTGGCTCGTCTGCCCGCGCGGCGTGGCCTTCCTGGTCGTTCCGGAGGACCTCGGCGGACTGACCCCGGTCTTCGCCGGGTGGGTCGCCGGGGAGCGCCCCTGGGACAGCTGCTACGGCCCGGTCGAGGAACTCGCCCACTCCGCCCGCCGGTTCGACGAGAGTCCGAGCCTGTTCTCGTACGCCGGAGCCCGGCGGTCCCTCGCGCTGATCGAGGAGTTGGGCGTGGCGAACGTCCGGGATCACGATCTCGTGCTGGCCGACCGTTTCCGCGCGGGCCTCGCCGGACTGGGGCACGCGCCGGTGCCGGCGCCCGACTCGGCCATCGTGTCCGTCCCCGGACTCGGCCACCGGCAGGCCGAACTGAGCCGTGCGGGGGTCGAGGTCTCCGACCGCGCGGGCCATCTGCGGGCCGCGTTCCACCTGTACAACACGCCTGCGGACGTGGACCGGATCCTGGACGTCCTGTCCGCCTGA
- a CDS encoding RNA polymerase sigma factor, whose product MVVPVEPTLEQPSIDAELHRRLVYGDESALREAYATYGGLVRRVAVRVTHSTASAEDVAQEVFAQLWSRPYGFDPRRGSLRTWLSMLAHRRAVDWVRSEARHRKDARADDSALAAIPDTGPGPDEAVVDRERSLLLHTALAELPRTQREVVHLAYFAGRTYRQAAVELGIPEGTAKTRLRSALRKLAESLADPPDPAPVRGA is encoded by the coding sequence GTGGTGGTGCCGGTGGAGCCGACGCTCGAACAGCCGTCCATCGATGCGGAGTTGCATCGGCGGCTGGTGTACGGGGACGAGTCCGCGTTGCGTGAGGCGTACGCGACGTACGGGGGACTCGTCCGGCGGGTGGCCGTCCGGGTCACCCACAGCACGGCGTCGGCCGAGGACGTGGCGCAGGAGGTCTTCGCGCAGCTGTGGAGCAGGCCGTACGGCTTCGACCCGCGCCGGGGCTCGCTGCGCACCTGGCTGTCCATGCTCGCCCACCGGCGGGCCGTGGACTGGGTACGCAGCGAGGCCCGGCACCGCAAGGACGCCCGTGCGGACGACTCGGCGCTCGCCGCCATCCCCGACACCGGACCCGGCCCGGACGAGGCGGTCGTCGACCGCGAGCGCTCCCTCCTGCTGCACACCGCCCTGGCCGAACTCCCGCGCACCCAGCGGGAGGTGGTCCACCTCGCCTACTTCGCGGGCCGCACCTACCGCCAGGCCGCCGTGGAACTGGGCATACCCGAGGGCACCGCGAAGACCCGGCTGCGCTCGGCCCTGCGCAAACTGGCGGAGTCCCTCGCGGATCCACCCGACCCGGCGCCTGTGAGGGGCGCGTGA
- a CDS encoding maleylpyruvate isomerase family mycothiol-dependent enzyme encodes MTNDHDGVRELLAAWAVGALPPGDDRTVPLHLAGCESCATEAERLRHTVRLLDGGPSDGRPPASALNGSADGALAMALRSRGPRTPGVAPHAAPYAAAVAGLQALIPELDGRWGTPVVHDWDAHATVAHLIAADEHLAVALGVASRLPASHIPDGTSAGDAWDRRTADVIAHEHTRTPEETVATWAAQAAALLATPEARDTELAARAITVMDLRLPIADHFVIRAFEAWIHTDDIGRALGLPVPPPPDEHLDQLVRLAVRILGLALHDAPPVLFEVTGPTDSSWVLGSGDDPVIAELTLDPVDFCLLVGGRYAPAEVPRGETGDAGAVRNVLRTAAALSWL; translated from the coding sequence ATGACCAACGACCACGACGGCGTACGGGAGCTGCTGGCCGCCTGGGCGGTCGGCGCGCTTCCACCCGGCGACGACCGGACGGTCCCGCTGCACCTGGCCGGGTGCGAGAGCTGCGCGACGGAGGCCGAGCGGCTCCGGCACACTGTACGACTGCTGGACGGAGGGCCGTCGGATGGCCGACCGCCGGCGAGTGCCTTGAACGGGAGCGCCGACGGCGCCCTGGCCATGGCTCTCCGCTCCCGCGGCCCCCGCACGCCCGGGGTCGCCCCGCACGCGGCGCCGTACGCCGCCGCCGTGGCCGGACTCCAGGCGCTGATACCGGAGTTGGACGGCCGCTGGGGTACGCCGGTCGTGCACGACTGGGACGCGCACGCCACCGTCGCGCACCTCATCGCGGCCGACGAACACCTCGCCGTGGCACTCGGCGTCGCATCGCGTCTGCCGGCCTCGCACATCCCCGACGGGACCTCCGCGGGCGACGCCTGGGACCGGCGCACAGCCGACGTCATCGCCCACGAGCACACGCGCACGCCCGAGGAGACCGTCGCCACCTGGGCCGCGCAGGCCGCCGCACTGCTGGCCACACCCGAGGCCCGGGACACCGAACTCGCCGCGCGCGCCATCACCGTGATGGACCTGCGGCTCCCCATCGCCGACCACTTCGTGATCCGCGCCTTCGAGGCCTGGATCCACACCGACGACATCGGCCGCGCCCTGGGCCTCCCCGTGCCGCCACCGCCCGACGAGCACCTGGACCAACTGGTCCGCCTCGCCGTCCGCATCCTCGGCCTGGCCCTGCACGACGCGCCCCCGGTCCTCTTCGAGGTCACCGGCCCGACCGACAGCAGCTGGGTCCTCGGCTCCGGGGACGACCCCGTCATCGCCGAACTGACCCTGGACCCGGTCGACTTCTGCCTCCTGGTCGGCGGCCGCTACGCCCCGGCTGAGGTACCGAGGGGCGAGACGGGCGACGCGGGGGCAGTGCGGAACGTACTGCGGACGGCGGCTGCGCTGTCGTGGCTGTGA